The proteins below come from a single Candidatus Didemnitutus sp. genomic window:
- a CDS encoding tetratricopeptide repeat protein, giving the protein MSDANKAIFLSYASQDAEAAKRICDALRASGIEVWFDVEGGLETGDEWDAKIRRQIKECVLFLPLISANTQAREEGYFRIEWDLATERARGIASGVPFILPIVIDDTREPNALVPDRFRSVQWTRAPGGELPAATQAKFAKLWSHRAGVARHQAAVASAVSDTPTIPAAPTPPRKTGLWLAVGAAIVAVGAVALVLTRHEDKSAAASKPPATPSVAPVSETKTSAARDWPRSPELKRVITLLDGIEVIPEDFRLAEEIAQRELDKNPGDAEALTVMARVHSMWLLRGWDRSSARYQKAKSTAERALQLAPDEPEALIALAIHLYARGAEAQRAVDLAQRAVDLRPDEPRFHRIRDNCLWILYLPTGSVFLDNAGDVSTPGLLKALAAAQHTVELFPKDAIVRYELSRHYRDIGMWKEFERTTEETLALGKIANALVWKGRARFGLHGDLEGMKAVLDQVPARVRSIERTVFGYFLYSAFTGHTAEGLEALNSFTDSWMIDFDYRGPKALLTGALQELDGKKQLARVQYEVALTELLRGRARNPEDSQSFLNEAWIKHAMGQNDEARAALRTYNEAIERPYAISPLSTWWFQALPANLLIGDRETALTLMREACASRSDGRATIRKRIALDPRLAAFRTDPEIVALLAEPKTETAAAPVSEAAQLAARALAIAEKLSFGREDLGTADDLARRATEKEPDLPKAWGARAWVQAAWIMRNWDLSEKRRQDTQSFANRALSLDPNQPEALYALSYVFRSQGAFDQAESALRKALATAPDNARIARTLCNVIARLGRRDEALQKLTELSKRFPRDPLVRYELAQMYVNYGFVNFQATDIETATRWLDEAVALQPFANGLTMSACIAAAWRDDYAKCRAKLAQLAELPLAERTDDRTIALVMWTNLLDGRYDEVISTAALTAHTTFEDSVLVYAHKQWLLALARERQGKPNLARVEWQNAEPLLRQQAAEAPGNPFRQAGLAITLARVGKREEALALMEKIEPAWREELTRSRPMVLAQFYASLGDAPKAVEYLRLIVDRSVYSTRHILRRDPWWDKIRESAEFKAFLAEPAKVQ; this is encoded by the coding sequence ATGAGCGACGCGAACAAGGCCATTTTTCTCTCTTACGCCTCGCAGGACGCCGAAGCGGCGAAGCGGATTTGTGACGCGCTCCGCGCCTCCGGAATCGAAGTCTGGTTCGACGTCGAGGGCGGGCTTGAGACCGGCGACGAATGGGACGCAAAAATCCGCCGGCAGATCAAAGAGTGCGTGCTGTTCCTCCCGCTGATCTCCGCCAATACGCAGGCGCGCGAGGAAGGCTACTTCCGCATCGAGTGGGATCTCGCCACCGAACGCGCCCGCGGCATCGCCAGCGGCGTGCCGTTCATTCTGCCCATCGTGATTGACGACACCCGCGAGCCCAACGCGCTCGTGCCGGACCGATTCCGCAGTGTGCAATGGACGCGTGCGCCCGGGGGCGAGTTGCCCGCGGCGACGCAGGCTAAGTTCGCCAAACTCTGGTCGCACCGGGCCGGAGTGGCCAGGCATCAGGCCGCTGTTGCCAGTGCCGTAAGCGACACGCCGACCATCCCCGCGGCACCGACTCCACCAAGGAAAACCGGGCTCTGGCTCGCGGTCGGCGCGGCCATCGTGGCGGTGGGTGCAGTCGCGCTCGTCCTTACTCGACACGAAGACAAGTCCGCTGCGGCCAGTAAGCCGCCTGCGACTCCGTCCGTCGCACCGGTAAGCGAGACCAAAACCTCCGCCGCGCGCGACTGGCCCCGCTCGCCGGAACTGAAACGCGTCATCACGCTCCTCGATGGCATCGAGGTCATCCCGGAAGATTTCCGCCTCGCGGAGGAAATTGCCCAACGCGAACTGGACAAAAATCCCGGAGATGCCGAAGCGCTGACCGTCATGGCCCGCGTCCATTCCATGTGGCTGCTGCGGGGTTGGGATCGCAGCTCGGCCCGCTACCAAAAAGCCAAATCCACCGCGGAGCGCGCCCTCCAACTCGCCCCGGATGAACCCGAGGCGCTCATCGCACTCGCCATTCATCTCTACGCCCGCGGAGCCGAGGCGCAACGGGCCGTCGATCTCGCGCAGCGAGCCGTCGACCTCCGCCCGGACGAGCCACGCTTCCATCGCATCCGCGACAACTGCCTCTGGATCCTGTATCTGCCGACCGGCAGTGTGTTCCTCGACAACGCCGGGGATGTCTCGACCCCCGGCCTGCTGAAGGCGCTCGCCGCCGCCCAGCACACCGTCGAGCTCTTCCCGAAGGACGCCATCGTCCGCTACGAACTCAGCCGCCACTACCGCGACATCGGCATGTGGAAGGAATTCGAGCGCACCACTGAAGAAACCCTCGCGTTGGGCAAGATTGCCAACGCGCTGGTCTGGAAAGGTCGCGCCCGGTTCGGCCTGCACGGCGATCTCGAAGGGATGAAGGCCGTCCTCGACCAGGTCCCGGCCCGTGTCCGCAGCATCGAGCGCACGGTATTCGGTTACTTTCTCTATTCGGCCTTCACCGGTCACACTGCCGAGGGACTTGAGGCGCTGAACAGCTTCACCGATTCGTGGATGATCGACTTCGACTACCGCGGCCCCAAGGCCTTGCTGACCGGTGCGCTGCAGGAACTGGATGGGAAGAAGCAGCTCGCCCGCGTCCAATACGAAGTCGCCCTCACCGAACTGCTCCGCGGCCGCGCCCGCAACCCGGAGGACAGCCAGAGTTTCCTGAACGAGGCCTGGATCAAACACGCCATGGGCCAGAACGATGAGGCCCGCGCCGCGCTTCGCACCTACAACGAAGCCATCGAACGCCCCTACGCCATCAGTCCGCTCTCCACGTGGTGGTTCCAGGCACTGCCGGCGAACCTCCTCATCGGCGACCGTGAAACTGCCCTCACCTTGATGCGCGAAGCCTGCGCCAGTCGCAGCGACGGCCGCGCGACGATCCGCAAGCGCATCGCCCTCGACCCGCGCCTCGCCGCCTTCCGCACCGACCCCGAGATCGTCGCTCTCCTCGCCGAGCCGAAAACAGAAACCGCAGCTGCGCCGGTGAGCGAGGCCGCCCAACTCGCCGCCCGCGCCCTCGCGATCGCGGAAAAACTGAGCTTCGGCCGCGAGGACCTCGGCACCGCAGACGACCTCGCCCGCCGCGCGACGGAGAAGGAGCCCGATCTGCCCAAAGCGTGGGGCGCCCGCGCCTGGGTGCAGGCCGCTTGGATCATGCGCAACTGGGATCTCAGCGAGAAACGCCGGCAGGATACGCAGAGCTTCGCCAACCGCGCCCTGTCCCTCGACCCGAATCAGCCCGAGGCCCTCTATGCGCTCTCCTACGTTTTTCGCTCCCAAGGCGCATTCGATCAGGCCGAGAGCGCCTTGCGCAAAGCGCTCGCCACCGCTCCGGACAATGCCCGGATCGCCCGGACGCTCTGCAACGTCATCGCGCGGCTGGGTCGACGCGACGAAGCCCTGCAAAAACTGACTGAACTGTCCAAGCGCTTCCCGCGCGACCCGCTCGTCCGCTACGAGCTGGCCCAGATGTATGTGAATTACGGTTTTGTTAATTTCCAAGCCACGGACATCGAAACCGCGACCCGCTGGCTCGATGAGGCCGTCGCCCTGCAGCCTTTCGCCAACGGACTGACGATGAGCGCTTGTATCGCGGCGGCGTGGCGCGACGACTATGCAAAGTGTCGCGCGAAACTCGCCCAGCTCGCGGAGCTTCCGCTGGCCGAGCGCACCGATGACCGCACCATCGCCCTCGTCATGTGGACCAATTTGCTCGACGGCCGCTACGACGAGGTGATCTCCACCGCAGCCCTTACCGCGCATACCACCTTCGAGGATTCGGTGCTGGTGTATGCGCACAAGCAGTGGCTCCTGGCCCTCGCCCGTGAACGTCAGGGGAAGCCCAACCTCGCCCGCGTCGAGTGGCAGAACGCCGAGCCTCTCCTGCGCCAGCAAGCGGCGGAAGCTCCCGGCAACCCGTTCCGTCAAGCCGGACTCGCCATCACTTTGGCCCGGGTGGGTAAACGTGAGGAGGCTCTCGCACTCATGGAAAAGATCGAACCCGCTTGGCGCGAGGAGCTGACCCGCTCACGCCCCATGGTCCTCGCCCAATTCTACGCCTCCCTCGGTGACGCGCCCAAGGCCGTGGAGTATCTGCGACTGATCGTAGACCGCAGTGTCTACTCCACCCGCCACATCCTGCGCCGCGATCCATGGTGGGATAAGATTCGCGAGAGCGCGGAGTTCAAAGCGTTCCTGGCCGAGCCGGCCAAAGTTCAATGA
- a CDS encoding TIR domain-containing protein has translation MSDSGKAVFLSYASQDAEAVQRIAEALRATGIEVWFDRNELVGGDAWDQKIRRQIKECALFVPIISPNTNARPEGYFRLEWKLAVDRSHLMADDAPFLFPIALDGITDAKARVPEKFKEVQWTHLRLDETPSELAARLARLLAPEAAAAQSTVPAAPPGAKPAPPNRWQWWMIFPILGSVIGLLFAAGPLLRMFRGAPPKPVTTVSASPATKTATPAASEARRLADQAFALSVDKYDSTLDDYTTADALMKRAMTADGDDGEVLARSAQLQFMFRNRGFDFAPERITTGRTQAERAVRLAPESVEAHLALGLAHRYTGNAAAALEAYRRAVQLEPDHARALIWLGSRLVEQNDGEEGRKLLERARHSTEWAPLVDYYLFLVSFGNRKFADAETYIRRSFAARPSVNSAGGIALLHLTWTGDLEAAVRDLSAVPAAMLNAPRVVWMTAQVHLNRRAPEDALRALDRLPDLFIRDSWFTGPKALLIGRAHALAGRATAAKLAWEGGLRFVDDALKNDPAEPAIHRARGELLAALGRSDEALAEARTFEELSHGTLRGWNVSAAGIYATLGRADLAVPRLAAIIDADTGGWPLTRTLLRQDPRWDPIRDDPAFIALLTEPHAAADPTPILPVKPAIDDKSVAVLAFANLSDDKANEYFSDGISEELLNVLAKVPGLKVTARTSSFFFKGKETPIPEIAQKLGVAYVVEGSVRKAGDKVRITAQLIKAADGFHVWSDTFTRDLKDIFAVQDEIAGLIAQNLRAKMAASGERIAVAPDVYALILQARHAAAVQTNEGARQAIAFYQQAVARAPKSADAWAEMALNYVQLARFGGLATPEGMREARLAAQRALAVDPENLSGILALAWVQRTNDRDWRGAIASFRRALAVAPENVAAMSDAAICFLNVGLAAEAESLAARAAERDPLNPRAQWSLGAIFLWSGRAEQAVESYRKAVALAPLGDEYHSHLARALAIAGRIAEAKQESAREPNERYRLVAEATIHYLAGERAEGDRAVQAISDKFGDQMAGYLANICALAGRVDDAFQWLERGYEARDASIAWAKTNTSYESIRRDPRWEVFLRKMGLADDQLK, from the coding sequence ATGAGCGATTCCGGCAAAGCCGTTTTCCTCTCCTACGCCTCGCAGGATGCCGAGGCCGTCCAGCGTATCGCCGAGGCGCTGCGCGCCACCGGCATCGAAGTGTGGTTCGATCGCAACGAACTCGTCGGCGGCGACGCGTGGGACCAGAAAATCCGCCGTCAGATCAAGGAGTGCGCGCTGTTCGTGCCGATCATCTCGCCGAACACCAACGCACGCCCTGAGGGCTATTTTCGCCTCGAGTGGAAACTGGCCGTCGACCGCTCGCACCTCATGGCCGACGATGCGCCGTTCCTGTTCCCCATCGCCCTCGACGGGATCACGGACGCGAAGGCGCGCGTGCCGGAGAAATTCAAAGAAGTCCAATGGACCCACCTCCGCCTTGATGAGACGCCATCCGAGCTCGCCGCGCGCCTTGCCCGCCTGCTCGCACCCGAAGCTGCCGCCGCACAGTCGACCGTCCCGGCTGCCCCCCCGGGCGCGAAACCTGCGCCCCCCAATCGCTGGCAGTGGTGGATGATCTTTCCGATTCTTGGTTCGGTGATCGGCCTGCTTTTCGCCGCGGGGCCTCTGCTGCGCATGTTCCGGGGTGCGCCGCCCAAGCCTGTCACCACCGTGTCCGCTTCCCCCGCGACGAAGACCGCCACGCCCGCCGCTTCCGAAGCGCGACGGCTGGCCGACCAGGCGTTCGCCCTGAGCGTGGATAAATACGATTCGACTCTCGACGACTACACCACCGCCGATGCGTTGATGAAGCGCGCCATGACCGCCGATGGGGACGACGGCGAGGTCCTCGCCCGCTCCGCGCAGCTGCAATTCATGTTTCGCAACCGCGGATTCGATTTCGCGCCCGAACGCATCACAACCGGTCGCACCCAGGCGGAGCGAGCCGTCCGTCTCGCGCCCGAATCCGTCGAAGCCCACCTCGCGCTCGGCCTCGCGCATCGTTACACGGGCAACGCCGCCGCGGCGCTCGAGGCCTACCGTCGTGCCGTCCAACTAGAGCCGGATCACGCCCGCGCCTTGATTTGGCTGGGAAGCCGTTTGGTCGAACAGAACGACGGCGAGGAAGGGCGCAAACTGCTCGAACGCGCCCGGCACAGCACCGAGTGGGCGCCCCTCGTCGACTATTACCTCTTCCTCGTCAGCTTCGGAAATCGCAAGTTTGCCGACGCGGAAACCTACATCCGACGCTCTTTTGCCGCGAGACCATCCGTCAACTCCGCCGGCGGCATCGCGCTGCTCCACCTCACGTGGACGGGCGACCTGGAGGCCGCGGTGCGCGACCTGAGCGCCGTCCCGGCCGCGATGTTGAACGCCCCGCGTGTGGTCTGGATGACGGCCCAGGTGCATCTCAATCGCCGTGCGCCGGAGGATGCCTTGCGGGCACTCGACCGGCTCCCCGACCTCTTCATCCGCGACAGCTGGTTCACCGGGCCCAAGGCGCTGCTGATCGGCCGCGCTCATGCCCTCGCTGGCCGCGCGACAGCTGCAAAGCTCGCTTGGGAGGGCGGCCTCCGATTCGTGGACGATGCTCTGAAAAACGATCCTGCCGAACCGGCGATCCACCGGGCCCGCGGGGAATTGCTCGCCGCGCTCGGCCGCTCCGACGAGGCACTGGCCGAGGCCCGGACGTTCGAGGAACTGAGTCACGGCACGCTGCGCGGCTGGAACGTCTCCGCGGCTGGCATCTACGCCACACTCGGCCGTGCCGACCTGGCCGTCCCAAGGCTCGCCGCCATCATAGATGCCGACACGGGCGGCTGGCCGTTGACGCGCACGCTGCTGCGACAGGACCCGCGCTGGGACCCCATCCGCGACGATCCGGCGTTCATCGCGCTGCTCACCGAGCCTCACGCCGCTGCTGATCCTACCCCGATCCTCCCCGTGAAACCCGCCATCGACGACAAATCCGTCGCCGTGCTGGCGTTCGCGAATCTCTCCGACGACAAGGCCAACGAGTATTTCTCCGACGGCATCAGCGAGGAACTGCTCAACGTCCTTGCCAAAGTGCCGGGTTTGAAGGTCACCGCGCGCACGTCGTCGTTCTTCTTCAAGGGCAAGGAGACCCCGATTCCTGAGATCGCGCAGAAACTCGGCGTCGCCTACGTCGTCGAGGGCAGCGTCCGCAAGGCCGGCGACAAGGTCCGCATCACCGCGCAGCTCATCAAGGCCGCCGACGGTTTCCACGTGTGGAGCGACACCTTCACGCGCGATCTGAAGGACATCTTCGCCGTGCAGGACGAGATCGCCGGGCTTATCGCCCAGAATCTTCGGGCGAAGATGGCGGCATCGGGCGAGCGCATCGCGGTAGCGCCGGATGTCTACGCCCTCATCTTGCAGGCCCGCCACGCCGCAGCAGTGCAGACCAACGAGGGCGCTCGGCAGGCCATCGCCTTCTACCAACAGGCCGTGGCCCGCGCCCCCAAGTCCGCCGACGCGTGGGCGGAAATGGCGTTGAACTACGTGCAGCTCGCGCGCTTCGGCGGCTTGGCGACGCCGGAGGGAATGCGCGAGGCCCGCCTCGCTGCGCAACGGGCGCTGGCTGTCGATCCCGAGAATCTGTCCGGCATCCTGGCCCTCGCCTGGGTGCAACGCACCAACGACCGCGATTGGCGCGGCGCCATCGCGTCCTTCCGCCGCGCCCTCGCCGTCGCCCCCGAGAACGTCGCCGCCATGAGTGATGCCGCGATCTGCTTCCTGAATGTCGGATTGGCCGCCGAGGCCGAGTCGCTGGCCGCCCGCGCCGCCGAGCGTGATCCGCTGAATCCTCGCGCCCAGTGGTCGCTCGGCGCGATTTTCCTCTGGTCAGGCCGCGCCGAACAGGCGGTTGAATCCTACCGGAAAGCGGTCGCCTTGGCTCCCTTGGGCGATGAATACCATTCGCACCTCGCCCGGGCATTGGCGATTGCCGGCCGGATTGCCGAGGCGAAGCAGGAGTCGGCGCGTGAGCCGAACGAACGCTACCGGTTGGTGGCCGAGGCGACCATTCACTATCTGGCGGGCGAACGGGCCGAAGGCGATCGAGCGGTCCAGGCGATCAGCGACAAATTCGGCGATCAAATGGCCGGCTACCTCGCCAACATCTGCGCCCTCGCCGGCCGGGTGGACGACGCCTTCCAGTGGCTGGAACGAGGCTACGAGGCCCGCGACGCATCCATCGCCTGGGCCAAGACCAATACGAGCTACGAAAGCATCCGCCGCGACCCGCGCTGGGAGGTATTCCTCCGCAAGATGGGCTTGGCGGACGATCAGTTGAAGTGA
- a CDS encoding DUF4982 domain-containing protein yields MNRVFLLVALVAAGVVLRAEEGRERVSFNAGWKFFHGDDPDAGESLAYERMKAWMLPTGEHLLNYAPPRAALPPPRSGWWLNFPKPEFDDSAWRTLDVPHDWGIENGFVQELPGSTGKLPWAGTGWYRKKFALPAADAGRRVYLEFDGAMSYALVWCNGQIAGGWAYGYSSWRVDLTPFVQPGADNVIAVRLSPPRESSRWYPGAGLYRNVWLTKTAEVAVAHWGVTVTTPEIAADHALVNVGITLDNQGAATAAVQASVRIFAADANGQPLGEPVAVSEAQTASVGAGRQAHVAHTLRVAAPKLWSLRERNRYVAETRVERGGLVVDTVRTPFGMRTLAVSATEGFKLNGERVPIRGVCLHHDLGALGTAINTRALERQIEILQSFGANAIRTSHNPPAPELLELADRMGMLVMVELSDAWRVGKKADDYSRLFDDWHERDLRALVRRDRNHPSVIQWSIGNELPELGDAEGWKLAAHLAAIVREEDRTRAVVVGSDKPPSAYNGFETVVDVLGFNYKPAEYAKLHARHPQVVMMGSETASTISSRGEYFFPVSDKKSDGAANFHVSSYDLYAPWWAWPPDVEWKALDENPYVLGEFVWTGFDYLGEPTPFDSDATNLLNFADPVAREKAAQELAALGKIRVPSRSSYFGIVDLAGFPKDRFYLYQARWRPELPMAHILPHWNWPERVGQVTPVHVYSSGDEAELFLNGQSLGRKKRGPLEYRFRWDDVKYQPGELKVVTYKNGQPWAEAVQRTTGAPAALRVTVDRAELRADGSDLAYVSVAVVDKDGLVVPRAKPLLKFSVAGAADLVATDNGDPTDQRVFASPERNAFNGLALAIVRPKAGPGGTITLRVESEGLVRGEVSFAAR; encoded by the coding sequence ATGAATCGCGTGTTCCTGTTGGTGGCGTTGGTTGCGGCCGGCGTCGTGTTGCGAGCGGAGGAGGGACGCGAGCGCGTCTCGTTCAATGCCGGATGGAAATTCTTCCACGGCGACGATCCGGATGCGGGCGAGTCGCTTGCCTACGAGCGAATGAAGGCGTGGATGCTGCCGACCGGCGAGCATCTCCTGAATTACGCGCCGCCGCGCGCCGCGCTGCCGCCGCCGCGTTCGGGTTGGTGGCTGAATTTTCCTAAACCGGAGTTCGACGACTCCGCCTGGCGCACGCTCGACGTGCCACACGACTGGGGCATCGAAAACGGTTTCGTGCAGGAATTGCCCGGCTCGACCGGCAAGTTGCCGTGGGCGGGCACCGGTTGGTATCGGAAGAAATTCGCTCTGCCTGCCGCGGATGCCGGCCGCCGCGTCTATCTCGAATTCGACGGCGCGATGTCCTACGCGCTCGTTTGGTGCAACGGACAGATCGCCGGCGGCTGGGCCTACGGCTACTCGTCGTGGCGCGTCGACCTCACGCCGTTTGTGCAGCCCGGTGCGGATAACGTCATCGCCGTCCGCCTGAGTCCGCCGCGCGAGTCGTCGCGTTGGTATCCGGGTGCGGGTCTCTATCGCAATGTGTGGCTCACGAAGACTGCCGAGGTGGCGGTGGCGCATTGGGGCGTCACGGTCACGACGCCCGAAATCGCCGCCGACCACGCGCTCGTGAATGTCGGCATCACGCTCGACAACCAGGGCGCTGCGACCGCCGCCGTGCAAGCCAGCGTGCGGATCTTCGCCGCCGACGCGAACGGCCAACCGCTCGGGGAACCGGTGGCGGTTTCCGAGGCGCAGACGGCGAGCGTCGGCGCCGGCCGGCAGGCGCACGTCGCGCACACATTGCGCGTCGCCGCGCCGAAGCTCTGGAGCTTGCGCGAGCGCAATCGTTACGTGGCCGAGACGCGCGTCGAGCGCGGCGGCCTCGTGGTGGACACGGTGCGGACGCCGTTCGGCATGCGGACGCTCGCGGTCAGCGCGACGGAGGGCTTCAAGCTCAACGGCGAACGCGTGCCGATTCGTGGCGTGTGCCTCCACCACGATCTCGGGGCTCTTGGCACCGCGATCAACACCCGCGCGCTCGAGCGGCAGATCGAGATTCTCCAGTCCTTCGGCGCGAACGCGATCCGCACCAGTCACAATCCGCCGGCACCCGAGCTGCTCGAGTTGGCGGACCGCATGGGCATGCTCGTGATGGTCGAGTTGTCCGATGCGTGGCGCGTCGGCAAGAAGGCCGACGATTACAGCCGGCTTTTCGACGACTGGCACGAACGCGACTTGCGCGCGCTGGTGCGCCGCGATCGCAACCACCCGAGCGTGATTCAGTGGAGCATCGGCAACGAGTTGCCCGAACTCGGCGACGCCGAGGGCTGGAAGCTCGCCGCGCACCTCGCCGCCATCGTGCGCGAGGAGGATCGCACGCGCGCCGTCGTCGTCGGCAGCGACAAACCGCCGTCCGCCTACAACGGTTTCGAGACGGTGGTCGACGTGCTCGGTTTCAACTACAAGCCGGCCGAATACGCGAAGCTCCACGCGCGGCACCCGCAGGTCGTGATGATGGGCTCCGAAACCGCGTCGACGATCAGTTCGCGCGGCGAGTATTTCTTTCCCGTCTCGGACAAGAAGAGCGACGGCGCGGCGAATTTCCACGTCAGCAGCTACGATCTCTACGCGCCGTGGTGGGCGTGGCCGCCCGACGTCGAGTGGAAGGCCCTCGACGAGAATCCCTACGTGCTCGGCGAGTTCGTGTGGACGGGCTTCGACTATCTCGGCGAGCCGACCCCGTTCGACAGCGACGCGACGAATCTCCTCAACTTCGCCGATCCCGTCGCGCGCGAGAAAGCAGCCCAGGAGCTCGCCGCGCTTGGCAAGATCCGCGTGCCGTCGCGCAGCAGCTACTTCGGCATCGTGGACTTGGCGGGCTTTCCGAAGGACCGGTTCTATCTCTATCAGGCGCGTTGGCGGCCGGAGCTGCCGATGGCGCACATCCTGCCGCATTGGAATTGGCCGGAGCGCGTCGGTCAGGTGACGCCGGTGCACGTCTACTCTTCCGGCGATGAAGCGGAGCTCTTCCTCAACGGTCAGTCGCTGGGCCGGAAAAAGCGCGGCCCGCTCGAATACCGGTTCCGCTGGGATGACGTGAAGTATCAGCCCGGCGAGCTGAAGGTCGTGACCTACAAGAACGGCCAGCCCTGGGCCGAAGCGGTGCAGCGCACGACCGGCGCGCCGGCCGCGTTGCGCGTGACGGTCGATCGCGCGGAACTGCGCGCGGACGGCAGCGATCTCGCTTACGTGAGCGTCGCCGTCGTCGACAAGGACGGTCTCGTCGTCCCGCGCGCGAAGCCGCTCTTGAAATTCTCCGTCGCAGGCGCGGCCGATCTCGTCGCGACCGACAACGGCGACCCGACCGATCAGCGCGTCTTCGCCAGTCCCGAGCGCAACGCCTTCAACGGTCTGGCGCTCGCCATTGTGCGGCCGAAAGCCGGTCCCGGCGGGACGATCACACTCCGCGTGGAGTCCGAGGGGCTCGTGCGCGGCGAGGTGAGTTTCGCCGCGCGGTGA
- a CDS encoding GNAT family N-acetyltransferase — MPAVTRLAHSAAILGCVEVPMIARARGIYPVGSRAVAAKIPSVIPFPSLTLPQISIRPFGESGRDAFSTVRDVRAIETEHFPSHDDADFGTLESDLTLLGVAPRGLSLAQEESGALAGFCWLVPLNVAGEARLLRGERDGGMTLAHLAASPGDCAAVYMTSVAVRAQFRGQGLGTRLLQRALTEMDGFHPKCLLQTAWSACGAGLIKRYNPVRVGECEGHPIFRASWNPSALQPAA; from the coding sequence GTGCCTGCTGTCACGAGACTGGCGCACTCAGCAGCGATTCTGGGGTGTGTCGAAGTGCCGATGATAGCGCGGGCTCGCGGCATTTATCCGGTGGGGAGCAGGGCGGTGGCCGCCAAAATCCCAAGCGTGATCCCATTTCCTTCTCTCACTCTCCCGCAAATCTCGATCCGCCCGTTTGGCGAATCGGGCCGCGATGCCTTCTCCACCGTGCGCGACGTGCGCGCTATCGAGACGGAGCACTTCCCGTCGCACGACGATGCGGATTTCGGCACCCTCGAATCGGACCTCACCTTGCTCGGCGTCGCGCCGCGCGGTCTGTCGCTTGCGCAGGAGGAATCGGGCGCGCTCGCCGGCTTCTGCTGGCTGGTGCCGCTCAATGTCGCCGGTGAGGCGCGTTTGCTGCGGGGCGAACGCGACGGCGGCATGACGCTCGCGCACCTCGCCGCGTCGCCCGGGGATTGCGCGGCAGTCTACATGACGAGCGTCGCCGTGCGCGCGCAGTTTCGCGGCCAGGGGCTTGGCACACGGCTGTTGCAGCGCGCGCTGACGGAAATGGATGGGTTTCATCCCAAATGCCTGCTGCAAACTGCGTGGAGTGCCTGCGGCGCCGGCCTGATCAAGCGCTACAATCCGGTGCGTGTCGGCGAGTGCGAGGGACATCCCATTTTCCGGGCCAGCTGGAACCCGAGCGCGCTCCAGCCGGCGGCGTAG
- a CDS encoding response regulator transcription factor — protein MKTPRKKSSPPVPPATASATERKRILVVDDHPFMRAGLGALIDRQTDMMVAGEAGNPAEALQAMPRARPDLVLSDITMPGRSGAEFIKDLHALHPGLPVLVISMHDELVYAERMLRAGARGYIMKEAGGEALLAALRQVLRGEIYVSQRLSARLLENLHGGQPRQSSSPIAKLTDREFEVFQLIGQGKSTHEIAAQLHLSTKTVDVHRANIKGKLGINDGTALVRHAVRWVETQAGT, from the coding sequence ATGAAAACGCCCCGCAAGAAATCATCGCCGCCGGTTCCGCCCGCCACCGCATCGGCGACCGAGCGCAAACGCATCCTGGTCGTCGACGACCATCCGTTCATGCGCGCCGGTTTGGGCGCGTTGATCGACCGGCAGACCGACATGATGGTCGCCGGTGAGGCGGGCAATCCGGCCGAGGCATTGCAGGCAATGCCTCGCGCGCGGCCCGATCTGGTTTTGAGCGACATCACGATGCCCGGGCGCAGCGGCGCGGAGTTCATCAAGGATCTCCACGCGCTCCACCCAGGTCTGCCCGTGCTCGTGATTTCGATGCACGACGAACTCGTCTACGCCGAGCGCATGCTGCGCGCCGGCGCGCGCGGCTACATCATGAAGGAGGCCGGCGGCGAGGCGTTGCTGGCGGCGCTGCGCCAGGTGTTGCGCGGAGAGATTTACGTCAGCCAGCGGCTCTCGGCGCGACTGTTGGAGAATCTCCATGGCGGACAGCCGCGCCAATCCAGTTCCCCGATCGCGAAGCTCACCGATCGCGAGTTCGAGGTCTTCCAGTTGATCGGCCAGGGCAAGAGCACGCACGAGATCGCGGCGCAGCTCCACCTCAGCACCAAGACCGTCGACGTCCATCGCGCCAACATCAAGGGCAAGCTCGGAATCAACGACGGCACCGCCCTGGTCCGGCATGCCGTGCGCTGGGTCGAAACGCAGGCCGGCACCTAG